One Niabella beijingensis DNA window includes the following coding sequences:
- a CDS encoding GH32 C-terminal domain-containing protein, whose protein sequence is MIKRWLQPCLFLLVFLSANGQEQPQTKNISTYFTADKKYLVLPVKNDAPKRNLELWIDGVNTRFWDMELAEGLPDWYAYMRIDQWKGKAIELRVDKVAASSTIFNPVLQSDKDSNTNEYREKLRPQFHFSPKRGWTNDPNGMVYFNGEYHLFFQHNPYGRNWGNMTWGHAVSKDLIHWNELDDAIHPDQGGPVFSGGAVVDKNNTSGLGENGKPAMVLFHTGARGWGQYMSWSTDGRRFRNYGKAVVPRINKDNRDPKVIWYEPTKKWIMVVWVERGNNEQHSMQFLTSPDLKNWTPASITYGGAGNDRYLFECPEFYELPVQGMNGVKKWVLTGANTQYAIGSFDGTRFTEEEKRLQNQYGRDFYAPQTFSDEPSGRRIEIGWWRTNTVKDQMPFNQSMSLPMEHRLVKTPDGIRLTRMPVKELEQLRIKAYKQGNSTLKEMGPDPLKDIAVELAEIRMELAPGKAKEIRLNVRGVPLIYDVTRQELVADGVKAPAALQNGKLSLLVYADRTGLEVFVNNGLVFMPVNINIDGSNRSLSLSAKGGSAKVSGLEVYELKSIWE, encoded by the coding sequence ATGATAAAAAGATGGCTCCAACCCTGCTTGTTTCTTTTAGTATTCCTGTCAGCCAATGGCCAGGAGCAGCCGCAAACCAAAAATATCAGCACCTATTTTACCGCCGATAAAAAATACCTGGTGCTGCCGGTAAAAAATGATGCCCCCAAACGGAACCTGGAGCTCTGGATAGACGGCGTTAACACGCGGTTCTGGGATATGGAATTGGCTGAAGGGCTGCCGGACTGGTATGCATATATGCGCATTGACCAATGGAAAGGCAAAGCCATCGAACTGCGGGTGGATAAAGTAGCCGCCTCTTCAACTATATTTAACCCCGTACTGCAAAGTGATAAAGACAGCAATACAAATGAATACCGGGAAAAGCTGCGGCCCCAGTTTCATTTTTCGCCCAAACGCGGCTGGACCAATGATCCCAACGGAATGGTTTACTTCAACGGGGAGTACCACCTCTTTTTTCAGCACAACCCCTACGGACGCAACTGGGGCAATATGACCTGGGGACACGCCGTAAGCAAAGACCTGATCCACTGGAACGAACTGGACGATGCCATTCATCCCGACCAGGGCGGGCCGGTGTTCAGTGGCGGCGCCGTAGTGGATAAAAACAATACCAGCGGATTGGGGGAAAACGGGAAGCCCGCAATGGTTCTCTTTCATACAGGTGCCCGGGGCTGGGGACAATACATGAGCTGGAGCACCGATGGGCGCAGGTTCCGGAATTATGGCAAGGCTGTGGTACCGCGCATTAACAAGGACAACCGCGATCCCAAAGTGATCTGGTATGAGCCGACAAAGAAATGGATCATGGTTGTGTGGGTGGAACGTGGCAACAACGAACAACACAGCATGCAGTTCCTCACTTCACCGGATCTGAAGAACTGGACGCCCGCCAGCATCACCTATGGCGGTGCGGGCAATGACCGGTATCTTTTTGAATGCCCCGAGTTCTATGAATTGCCGGTACAGGGCATGAACGGTGTAAAAAAATGGGTGCTTACGGGCGCCAATACCCAATATGCCATCGGCAGTTTTGACGGCACCCGTTTCACTGAAGAAGAAAAAAGGCTGCAAAACCAATACGGGCGCGACTTCTATGCACCGCAAACCTTTAGCGATGAACCTTCCGGCCGCCGGATCGAGATCGGCTGGTGGCGTACGAATACTGTAAAAGATCAGATGCCGTTCAACCAGTCGATGAGCCTGCCCATGGAGCACCGGCTGGTAAAAACACCGGACGGGATCCGGCTGACCCGGATGCCGGTAAAGGAACTGGAACAATTGAGAATAAAAGCATACAAGCAGGGCAACAGTACCCTGAAAGAAATGGGCCCCGATCCCTTAAAAGACATTGCTGTTGAACTGGCGGAGATCCGGATGGAACTGGCACCCGGCAAGGCAAAAGAGATCCGCCTGAATGTCCGCGGCGTACCTCTGATCTATGATGTGACCCGGCAGGAGCTAGTAGCCGACGGTGTAAAAGCCCCGGCAGCACTGCAAAACGGAAAACTCAGCCTGCTGGTTTATGCCGACCGGACAGGACTGGAAGTATTTGTTAATAACGGACTCGTATTTATGCCGGTCAACATAAACATCGACGGCAGTAACCGTTCGCTTTCATTATCCGCAAAAGGAGGATCCGCTAAGGTTTCGGGGCTGGAAGTATATGAACTGAAAAGCATCTGGGAGTAA
- a CDS encoding Na+/H+ antiporter has translation MHSILPFLLAMVVAVVLLEMLATKLRIAYPILLVVAGLLVSFIPGLPVVKVNPDLIFFILLPPLLCEAAWSVSFKEMKKWWRIISSFAFLVVFFTALSVAVVANYFIPGFTIALGFLLGGIVSPPDAVSIGAITKFVKIPKSTAAILEGESLLNDASSLIIFRFALVAVGTGQFIWHEAAFSFLWMITGGIGIGLALGWVFMQAHKRLPTDAPSDIAFTLIEPYFLYWVAEQVHSSGVLAVVSGGLLMSTHRFSFLNSTSRIKGYSVWESFIFILNGIVFLIIGLELPEIVQGLRSKGISLHTAIGYGVLVTAVLILARVISSYAALIATLIFRPSVAPRVSSRNRRWLIPVFLGWTGMRGVVSLAAALAIPVTLNNGMAFPHRDLILFITFVVILLTLVVQGLTLPYVIKHGRMFENFPEEPRETAKQQLKHGLRQHTYQFLQGKYDQDQQELAGTRNMLQHWEAKLKASDDERMSHPARIIFLEMLESQRRYLTELNKDPAFDEAIIREQLFLIDLEEERIKMLYQ, from the coding sequence ATGCATAGTATCCTCCCCTTTCTGCTGGCCATGGTAGTAGCAGTGGTCCTTTTGGAAATGCTGGCAACAAAGCTCCGGATTGCTTATCCGATCTTACTGGTTGTAGCGGGCCTGCTGGTGAGCTTTATCCCGGGATTACCGGTTGTGAAAGTCAACCCGGATCTGATCTTTTTCATTTTGCTTCCGCCCTTGCTTTGTGAAGCAGCATGGTCCGTTTCTTTCAAGGAAATGAAAAAGTGGTGGCGCATCATCAGCAGTTTTGCTTTCCTGGTGGTATTTTTTACTGCATTGTCGGTAGCAGTAGTGGCCAACTATTTTATACCCGGCTTTACGATCGCATTGGGTTTTTTACTGGGCGGCATCGTGTCGCCTCCCGATGCCGTCAGCATAGGAGCCATCACCAAATTTGTAAAGATCCCCAAATCCACCGCGGCCATCCTGGAAGGCGAAAGCCTGCTGAATGACGCCTCTTCACTGATCATCTTCCGTTTTGCGCTCGTTGCCGTGGGCACCGGCCAGTTCATCTGGCATGAAGCGGCTTTCAGCTTTTTATGGATGATCACAGGAGGCATCGGCATCGGGCTGGCGCTGGGATGGGTCTTCATGCAGGCGCACAAGCGGCTGCCTACGGATGCTCCTTCCGATATTGCCTTTACACTTATTGAACCTTATTTTCTGTATTGGGTGGCAGAGCAGGTGCACAGTTCCGGGGTTTTGGCCGTCGTAAGCGGCGGTCTGCTGATGTCTACCCACCGCTTCTCGTTTCTCAACAGCACCAGCCGGATAAAAGGGTACAGCGTGTGGGAAAGCTTTATTTTCATACTCAACGGGATTGTATTCCTCATCATCGGACTTGAGCTTCCGGAGATCGTGCAAGGATTGCGTTCAAAAGGTATTTCGCTGCATACAGCCATCGGTTATGGCGTACTGGTGACCGCCGTACTGATACTTGCCCGGGTCATCAGCTCCTATGCGGCTCTGATAGCAACGCTTATCTTCCGGCCGAGCGTGGCGCCCCGTGTATCCTCCAGGAACAGGCGCTGGCTGATCCCCGTTTTCCTGGGGTGGACCGGCATGCGCGGTGTTGTATCGCTGGCAGCTGCCCTGGCCATACCGGTAACATTGAACAACGGCATGGCCTTTCCTCACCGCGATCTTATCCTCTTCATCACTTTTGTTGTGATACTGCTTACACTCGTGGTGCAGGGGTTAACGCTGCCTTATGTGATAAAACACGGGCGCATGTTTGAAAACTTTCCGGAAGAACCGCGGGAAACGGCCAAGCAGCAATTAAAACACGGATTACGGCAGCATACCTATCAATTCCTTCAGGGCAAATACGACCAGGACCAGCAGGAACTGGCGGGAACGAGAAACATGCTGCAGCACTGGGAAGCCAAACTGAAGGCATCCGATGATGAACGCATGAGTCACCCTGCAAGGATCATCTTCCTGGAAATGCTCGAAAGTCAGCGCCGGTACCTGACGGAATTAAACAAAGATCCGGCCTTTGATGAAGCCATCATCCGTGAACAGCTCTTCCTGATCGACCTGGAGGAAGAACGGATAAAGATGTTGTACCAGTAA
- a CDS encoding VOC family protein — MSKQIFINLPVQDLQKSMDFYTAIGFTNNPQFTDDKGACMVLTDAIFVMLLTHEHFRDFSSKEIADTRKTVAAINAITVESAAAVNEIADKAIAAGGNQYADPKDYGFMQQRCFEDLDGHNWEVIYMDMTKFPQG; from the coding sequence ATGAGCAAGCAGATCTTTATCAATCTTCCGGTACAGGACCTTCAGAAATCAATGGACTTCTATACTGCTATCGGCTTTACCAACAACCCGCAGTTCACAGATGACAAAGGAGCCTGTATGGTGCTGACAGATGCTATTTTTGTGATGCTGCTGACACATGAGCATTTCAGGGATTTTTCGTCCAAAGAGATCGCAGACACACGGAAAACCGTTGCTGCCATTAATGCCATTACCGTCGAAAGCGCAGCGGCCGTTAACGAGATAGCCGACAAGGCTATTGCCGCAGGAGGCAATCAATATGCCGATCCCAAGGACTACGGGTTCATGCAGCAACGGTGCTTTGAAGACCTGGACGGTCACAACTGGGAAGTGATCTACATGGACATGACCAAATTTCCCCAGGGATAA
- a CDS encoding DUF4998 domain-containing protein, translated as MKLLRIGIAVCSVLLLCTCDKMDATYKDFIKDGSIVYTGSPDSIEVLPGRNRISLRIHQSDLSANRAVVYWDNMTDSAAFQTGKPVEELYFPSMTEGIYSFDLYLYDKAGNKSVKSSVVGRVYGAAYEKGLLPTAITSAVYLNEEVTLAWGSREETVLGNELEYTDSAGTGHQLYIDNTTDTTVLSDFGGNKTFRYRTLYKPDSLSLDTFKTDYTPLLAQGPPVEYPKNGWVPTMEDYDVPTNRSPANAIDNSTSTIWHMSKATGYPHQITVDMGAVQEVHGFTYNQRTPLDGAVKLVEIFVSDDGAVWRSLGPYTFANNAAKQYLDLIAPATFRHFRIVIKSDYKSGTATALAELGVYKR; from the coding sequence ATGAAACTTTTAAGAATTGGAATAGCAGTATGCAGTGTGTTATTGCTTTGCACCTGCGATAAGATGGATGCCACCTACAAAGACTTTATTAAAGACGGATCAATCGTATATACCGGCAGTCCCGATTCCATTGAAGTGCTCCCCGGAAGAAATCGGATCAGTCTCCGTATTCATCAATCCGACCTGAGCGCTAACCGCGCGGTCGTATATTGGGATAACATGACCGACTCAGCGGCATTTCAGACCGGCAAACCGGTGGAAGAGCTCTATTTCCCGTCCATGACCGAAGGCATTTATTCTTTTGACCTGTATCTGTACGACAAAGCAGGTAATAAATCCGTGAAGTCATCAGTGGTGGGCCGCGTTTACGGAGCAGCCTATGAAAAGGGACTGCTTCCTACTGCCATAACCAGTGCAGTATACCTGAACGAAGAAGTTACACTTGCATGGGGAAGCCGGGAAGAGACCGTATTGGGCAACGAACTGGAATATACCGACAGTGCCGGTACCGGGCATCAGCTGTACATCGATAACACAACAGACACAACGGTATTGAGTGATTTCGGGGGGAACAAAACCTTCCGCTACCGGACCCTGTACAAACCCGATTCGCTGTCGCTGGACACCTTTAAAACCGATTATACTCCGCTGCTGGCACAAGGACCACCGGTTGAATATCCTAAAAACGGATGGGTACCCACCATGGAAGACTATGATGTACCAACAAACCGGTCTCCCGCTAACGCCATCGACAACAGTACATCAACCATCTGGCATATGAGTAAAGCCACCGGCTATCCGCATCAAATCACAGTTGACATGGGCGCGGTACAAGAAGTACATGGTTTCACCTATAATCAGCGTACTCCGCTGGATGGAGCGGTAAAACTGGTGGAAATATTCGTAAGCGATGACGGAGCGGTATGGCGGTCGCTGGGACCTTATACCTTCGCCAACAACGCCGCAAAGCAATACCTCGATCTGATCGCACCTGCAACATTCCGTCATTTCCGTATTGTAATAAAATCTGATTATAAAAGCGGCACAGCTACTGCATTGGCGGAGCTTGGAGTATATAAAAGATAA